The DNA sequence GGGGTCTGTTCACgagagttaatgaaatgtgcaacacctctcatgctcTCTATCACCGgtacggcttaagcggaattcttttacatttaaaatgaatgtactacatgatcccaaaagaccagaaaatattacaacactgattCCAAGTACGGGGAGCCTTTTACAGCCACCACAAGACACTTCAAGATGCTGTTTTGacagtaaaaaaaatttcttggaAAAGATAGGCCTACTTTGGAAGCAGAAAGAGCGAGAACGTTACAACGCAACGAGCTAGCAGACTGGGTTTGaatgtgtctgttcatgagagctaATAAAATGGAAAACACACCTTAGACCTACTATTTGGTCCATTATTGATTCAATGCATAATCAGCTTTGTTATATTATTTGGGTTATTGCGCATTGAACTACTTTTGAACCTATTTGTTAATAAAAGTATTTAACCGGACCCAAATTATTATCTTATGTATTAGTTCTATTCACGTCAATAGCTTTACTTATGAGAGATCACATCCATTATGTTAATAAAAAATGAGATCGAAAGAAGTTGATTTAGTTCTGACTGATTTTGCAGACTTAAAAGATACGAAACccaagatttattgataatagaAACTTATATATTTGAACATGTCTGGCATTATTTAGCCTCAGAGAGAAAGAATTAAAAGGAAGAGagctttaaatttatttatacttaaTGTACTTAATTTTGGGTTctctcaaaatatttcaataaagaaTACACATGAATATAGCCATATGAAACATTTATACACGAGTTATAGGTACATATACCACAGATTAATGTGCTATATACGTACCAAATACTTTTCTCCGTTCATTCTGGCGTATTTGCGCGTTTTACGAAGGCCATTACGCCAATTCACTAAAACAACAAACGTGTGCTCCAATacgacaaatacattataaaAGCTTGATCGAAATGGCAGACATTTCTTTACCCATTTGCGAATGGCTtatatcgcatttatggaacgccgttttagCAGTAAATCTGGCGCTCTATACGTATACGATATATACAGAAATGTTTgcgacctgaattcctcattcattattgtatacaatttcttcaaactttcagcaatgatcaatattgatacctagtggtgcataagatttttttttgttattgcactctaatttcctggattatggtcttgtgttgttttgctctatatgtcaacgaAGTCAACGTGAAGGCATAAATCACATTTGcgatagctctagtaaagtatttcaatagtcaaggcaTATGACCAGTTAAACTAAAAGTtgtgttatacatgaaagggaaatatagttatttttgctcaaaacaataactttcagaattaagaaatacatatttcatagatctacctgtaaaacatgtagaatggagtaatatttcctacattaacgcttagccttacgttttgagagaaaaaaaatcaaacatcaccaaatcatagaaagaaagagttgtttcacatgaaaattgaacagcatgtaaaacatatatattactctATGAAACAAgggtcagtatactgatataaacattgaattcatGAAAAGGACTCCATAAAGGGGCCCCACTACCGGACAGTCAAACGTcattaaaaactcaccattttcaaagaactgttatatatgttcgttttgatgcatttgcaataggtgcgagtgttgaaacttcacataactaggtggaacacagttttctgcaattgtttatttttatttctttacaaatgacaactttttcagaatattttaagtattcgtcgtacgggacagtacgacagaacatgtaatggtcaggtaaaatattggtaaagatgttgttcatttatcaagtatttctatgttttgatgatataccCCTATAccttaaagcgtaatggtatgataaaaaaacaagcacGCTATTCAtgcaaaagtttttgtttttttggccGAGTGATCACACATACATCTATAACAATTTCTGTTCTGTATAACTTCTGTTCGCAGTAAATCTTTCGAAACTGGTCATTGACAAGGTAACCAGtatcagaacagaacaaaacagataatatatatatggaaattggaagtgtgtacatgtatacatgaaCAAGTGAACATAACCTATATTTAGAACTTTATCAATCAGGAAGAGCTTATGTCACTCATTTCCTTTAAAAGTGTTTGTATAAACGTAATTTGAGTATTACAATCTGTGTTTGCTTTGTAACGATGTATTCTAATCTAATGAAATCTAAATAATTTACTGTATATTGACATTACTTTTTTAACATGCATACTTGCTCATTGTTGTTACATAATTACATTGCCATGAATAAATGCATTGTACACAgaaatctaatctaatctaatctaattaATCTCATCTAAATTAAatgtaatctaatctaatctaatctatccatctatatatttaatttatataagttAAAATATACGATGTTATGTATTTTCTTCCCAGATTTGTTGACTAATGCCAGTAGATTTTATCAGTGATATCataataaaatctttgttttattttccaaTGACTTCATTGTGTCAAAAAATTGACTTATCTGACATTGGTTAAAAGCACTTTAGAGTAAATATCTTTTTAAGAATGCGCCCTGTTTCATTGCTTGTGAAAAACTACATACTAATTGTCACATCATTCACATATAGCTATATCCTACACGTAACACTACTGCATCTATCATAGACTGGTCATAGTCTTTTCTTATATCATTGTTCAATACTTCCCTTAATAGAAATAACATGGTTCAGTTTTGACCTACTTGTTGCGGTAACAAGTAACAGATGCTAAGATTTCATCCTTCAAAataatgagattttttttttgagaatttttgtcatcttattatttatcatttgaaggtgTCACATTTAATCTTTTTAACTGCATGATACATTGTTATCTGAAGTGTTGTGACTGAAATTGTGTTTAAACAAACATGTCAAAAATATTGAAGTATAATAATATATTCAGCAGAAGAAATATCCATTGGCTTcacaaaatgaaaatagaatagCACAAACTAAACATTAAGGTGGAAGGGCCATAGGACCACATTGTTATGTACTGTGTTATGGGCTCTTCTTAACATTCAAACTCAAGATCTATTTTTCTTGAAAGTGCTCGGCTGGTAAAACATGTACCGGTATCTTTATCAGCCAGTATTCATCATTCCACATTATTTTAAATAGTAATcataagttatttttttttatgaaataagataattttcaaaCACATTCAACATATTATACTACACCAACGGGAGAAGACCACTTTACATGGAAAATACATACCGCAGAATTCTCTGTATATAACAAATCAAAAGCTACGTGGGTTGCTTCGCTCTGACCGTTaatctagtggctagtctacataTGAGGGATTGAAATTAAAACTTCATTATCTAGCGGTTTCCTGTATCAGTTTCACTTCCCTCTAGTATTTCTAGTATAGAGCTTTAATGTTCGGCCAGGTGTAAATCTAAAACTAAAGCACGCTCATATTACATTTGAAAGCCAGTTTTGCTCACCTATGGACAAAGTGCTTTTTTGTTGAACCTTATAGTTGTCAGATGCTTATCTGTCCACCCGTCGTCCATTCGCCGTCAATCCTTTTATTGAACCACTTGGTCAAATTCCATCAAATCAACAGAAATGTTCCTAGGGTTGTTCCGTTTTATGTTTTCATTCAAATATAGATCATCTATGCAGAAGTCTGGTTGTCATGGTAACCAAAATCCTAAAGTCCTTGCGATTTGTTACaagaaaacatggctgccagggtgCCGACTAATTTTCTCTGTATGGCTTACGGTAAACGTTAAAAATCTCCACTGCaatctgtaaaatttaaaaatcttgtcagaagaTATTGTCCGAGTTTCAAAATAACTTCACAGATATTTTCCTTTAGTGACTCTTAATCTAAACTGTTACTTTGAAACGTGTGAACTTTACTCAATATTcttgttattttaaattttcaaaacgcATGAAAAAAACCCAGATAAAAATGGTCCCATGCTGAAAACCTTTCCTGACTGTAAGGGCGTTGTCTGAAAGACAGCTTTATCTTGCGTCTCCGTTATTTTCTTCAGtagttgaatgaaatcattaagGCTCGTCCTCCTTTTTCATCCCATCAGTGTTTCAAGTTCATAACATTCTTCCAGTAGTTCTAGTTCCAAAATTactattctgaaataaaacatgtaatagtCAAGGAGTATAATCGGTAGACGATTTAATAATAGTCTTAGATAGATTGTCAATTCCACTGATTATCATTTAACATCATGTAATTGTTGTTTGCTTTATCAAAATTCTTAATATTCAATTTCGCAAACCGACAAATTAATTCCAGTACTTATGCACCACCTTACTGCAGTAGGTTGAAAAGTATTCGAAactaaattgaaaaagaaaatgtgaaaatgGATATAGTGTACATCAATCATAAATCTCCTATCAAGTTGTCAAGTAACGTCAATTATTCTGTTGAACTATGAACAAGACATTGTCCTAACTTAGGGTCCTCTTAATGGAACATTGCGTAAAAGTGATTTTTTTCGACCTTGTGCATTGATTCCTCATGTCTGTCGCTCAGTACATCCGTGCAAACGAAAGGACTGAAGTCGCTTGATAGCTTATTATGTACTTCCTGTTGCTTGTTGGGTACTTTGTAACAAAAAAGATACCCAGTACCGTCAGTTCATAAGAATGTCCGTCCGCCCTTCGGTCGATTGGTACACACTTCAGTGTCCGACAAAACGAGAGAAGGTTTCGGCCTATAGCGGTCAAGCCGTTTGTCAGTAAATGACCTTTATTGAGTTTagggccagtaggtcaaaggtcaaggtttcaaTGACATTAAGACTTGAAAAAGGTCTTCGCTCAGTAAATGGTTAGGGCTTAAGCTTACAGTTATCAAACTTCACCTGATGAATGCCCTTTGTCAGTAAACAATCCCTACGGGTTTTGgggacagtaggtcaaatgtcaagataCCAGTGACCTTCAGACTTAAAAATGTAATTAGGCTATAGAAGGCTTGGgcttataattgagccgtgccatgagaaaaccaacatagtgggtttgcgaccagcatggatccagaccagcctgcgcatccgcgcagtctggtcaggatacatgctgttcgctaatagtttctctaattgcaataggctttgaaagcgaacagtatgtatcgttggttttctcatagcacggctcaatttttaaatttttaagggtGATTGTCTGTGTTTTTGGAGTCAGTAGGCAAAAGGTCACTGATACCTCAAAATCGAAAACAGTTTCCGCACAATAAGTGAAAATAATAGCCTCTACAGTACTCACACTTCACAGAATGATGCGTGTGGTAGgcagatgaccccttttattgctttttagtaagtaggtcaaaggttaagctcactttgaccttgaaactAAAACAGTTTCTTATTAATAGCTGACAAATATAGATCATCTTTGCAGAAGTCTGGTTGTCATGGTAACCAAAattgattgcctgtggtcaaaaGATGGTCCATCAGGTCAAGAGTCACAGTTTTAATCAATATCTGAGTAGACTTGGGCTTATAGTTGCCGCTATTATACAGTTATTTACCTTAGACAGGCCAATATATGAGTCAGATGTGTTTCACAAGctgttcttttataaaaaaagtatgtTGTCTTTTTCATACTTTTGGACTTTTGTCTTTGAACAACGCTTGAACATGTTAGTCAAAAAGACTGTGTCTAATAGCAATTTATGCTATAAGtaattaaaaccatttttcacTTCTCTTCGAGCTTGGGCACAAAGCTTTTTTTATATATCTACAGTAGAATCTAGCTTTTTGTATCTAAGTTATTGTTTAATAAAACTGCAACAGATTCctaattactatatttatataTGGCTACCAGTGCCTCACGTTTGTTGTTTGGTGGGTGAAATGCAACACACTTAATATGATTAGTCTTATTATTATAATAGTTACTTGTAAATTTCAGGTAAAAGGATGTTTTCTTCTCATTCTCATTTCTACAACCGTCGGCGAAATGGTTGCCCTGTTGGCACTAGTTGGGCACTGGCGGGTGCTACGGGAGGACATTATGAGCCCTACACAGCAACAGATGTGTCTGCCATTGCACAGATTCGCTTTGGCAGATGATGAGGAAGCAAACAAACAATGTCCTAGTAGACTTAACAAGAAGAAAAATTCAAACATCTGTTGTGGGACTTTGAGTGATGTGCTTGATAAAGTTTCTGTCAAGGTAAATTATACAGTTTTGTATTCTAAATCTAAACTGAAACGTTGTTTTTATCGCTGAACTTTACATGCATCCTGATTCTAGGTACTAATGACATGTATACCCTTCTAATTTCAGGTTGTCATGGAAAAATATAATAGTGACGCAAATCCTGGTTAGTGTAAAGATTTATTTAATTGTGTCTAATTTGATTGATATTTAGTTAAGATATACGTGTGATACTTCATTGCTTTATTTTGTCTACTTTAAATTGATTTATTAATCGGTAGTGTGCAATATAACACATTTGAAATTAAAGGGTTACAACTATTCATCTTTCCGATAAAATTCtgacaaaagataaaatgctGGATTATATCGCCAGTTGACAACCAGAGAGGCTTGTCAGCATAAAGAAATAGAACGCTGATGGTCCCGTCTGGCACTTTATAAACTTCTCAAATGTATCTTTTACCTTCCTAAATTAGTATTTGattggttgttttttttaatcagtttaaaataTCAACTACAACCACTTTCACTGTAAATACATTGCCAATAACATTACTGGCAATACCTTTTTCCTATTGTCcgaatttacaaataaattaacaaaacattTGAGATCAGATTTCGCAATAGTTTGTTGATGGAAATCTATCTGTTCTTTAATAAGAGTCTGTCCAAACTCAGCAAATTTGGGCAACGATTTCAGGAGAATGATTGTGTTTTCGAAAGTCTTCTtcaaacaaattacataaattattatatgaataGAAATTCTaatagatatttctttttttttccaaatgaacAGAAATGAGTTCGCTGAACCTGACGAATTACAAATGCAAGGAATCCGATAAGAAGCCACCAAAGGCACATCTTGTGGACTTATCACATGATAAAAAGCCAGGTATATTACAAAGATCTCGTCAGTGTTTTATGTATTTCGGATTTCTATACAATCAATACAGCTTTCTATAAGAgacattattataatattttagtgtttcttcctccaccatttcttaattttttcttgaGTGTCGACAAAGTACAagcatttcttttaaataaatattgatatttttacatCGTTAATCATGTTACTGTACAAACATTAATTATAAAAGTATAATTATGCAATgcaaagttttaagtttttaaaatttttaaaattcgtAGGTTATAAACATTACAAAAGATGGTGCACGCCGCTTTAGATGATGTTCATAATTTTACTTCCACTTACTCCTTATTTCAACGACCTCTGTATACCACTATGACACGTAATTGTAACATGACTATTACCACTATTTTAGAGTAACATTTCGGAGCCCGGTTCAGTTGTTGTTCCGTCAATTTAGATATAGttaaaataataggtttgcctgCAACGGGAAAACGATAGGCTGAACTGAACAAAccggaatttagaaaggggatttGAGGTTACAAAGCCTGCATATCAAGGAAACTGCCAAAATACAAagttaaaaagcagacaccatatccaaatACCCAAAgttatgaaagcgggagtattggaagcATCCGTACCTCAATTTAATCAAGTGTTATTTGCATACATAGGTCTATATTcgataaatgttctttttttagtTCCTTTGGGGATGTCATCAAAGTTACTATGGAATACTGACCCACCATCTTATGCAAATTCTGGGTTGAAGCATTTAAAAGAAGAAGGAACAATATATGTAGAAAAGCCTGGTCATTATTACATATCGTcacaactaaaaacaaaaattgcGAAAACGAATGATACAGACGCAGCTTCAGACAGCACATTTAGACACTACGTGCATTTGATCTCAAGCAAAGGGACGGAGGGAGTAGTAATACTTGAGAGTGCACAATCCCAGTGTGAAATGGCGTCAGATGTTTCAGAAAGTACAAGTGTCCTTGGTTCTGTGTTCCGACTGGAGCACGGGGATCGGTTGTATGTGGCTACTTCTCATCCACAAAATATTGTTTCTGGtccacaaaataattattttagcaTACACAGTATTTAGGTTGAAATGTTGCAAGATTATTATGACAGTATTTGCACGGGTTTTGCGTGAAAGAACTCGTTACAACCCTGTAAGTTGTATTTATGCTGATCTTATAATATACATTTGGGTAATCATAATAGGGCcttttgaatataatattataatgatctcatcatttttataaataagcatgtaataaaacaactattttatcatttttttaaaataaaaaaatatataaaacataaaaattaaaaaaacaaaacaaaaaaaaaaacactactatTTTAATATATCAAGTTCGCCTTCCGATAGCAGTACAGTTCAGATTTTTATTATATGCTTGATCCTGGAAAAAGAATCACACGTCACGTCGGTTCAAATTTTGATCTTTTcctaagtaaaaaaaatgtttagctattttaatgttcttttttaacttttggtGTAATTTTGTGAATGATTTTTTCGAACGACACCATTTTTGTCTAATATGTCAGATCGCTCGTGAGATCTTGCGGAAATAGCCATCCTTTATATTATTGAACGAAAATAACGCTTTTTGCTATCTATCTAAAAAgcaaaaaatgaatgtaaatatgtatttaagaaataatacatcccAAACACTGATTTATCGcggaataaaattattgttggaGTTCGGATTCGAAATAATTATTTCGTGAAGGTGTAGACCGAATAATACGATGATACAAGTTAaggcatagcaaaagttccttctaggccacatctatataaatatataatgatcatcttgtaaaattttggttgcaatgtctgttggTCATCAGTGTGTAGAACCCCAGGATCAAACACAAGGACAaaaccattctaccttattgacattccgtatcctgTTCATTCAGGGAGTCAGTGGCACAGTGTTTAGCAGTTGGACTACAACGAcagcgatccgggttcgattcccggacccggATCGATTCCCGGTTGAGGCTAATATCCCGACTAGTGTACAGTACCGGTCTACTGTAGACTGGATTCTGGGGAGGGAAATATGACGCCAGctgtgggctcggctggaaataagttgttccatccattccaggtggggactttcgttgACAACCCATGTTAGATAGCGCccctgggggcgttacattttgcaccaagggtgcgtttatttctgtaccaaaatacaaaaaaaaaaattgaaaaaagggcTATATCGTTTTATACtgacaaaaatgtcaagtaagtatttacgatagttatttaacataaattgttaaatccaaaaacaaattaaatctgttaccacctttcagttgagtaaatacggtaataagacattgacccggtcaatccatttccacatgtAGTGAACGATTCGATTCGTTAATTTGTTGGGGAtcacaatggggtttgtttttacgtattaaccatgcattcgaaggtaacgataatatttagttgtttacatgtaaatttactgatatatgtctatctgtttgtacatatgttatgctcttcaagaatggaggaaataaaaggaTAAATCGAGTGCGTTCagtcagagtcgcctcaattaggaaagaatcaTTCTAACGTCGGAGGTTATTtcgtttgattggccagcttgtaatgacaacagctttcaaggtcagttgctcagtcaagtgtgacttgcCGAAtcaaagtgttccttctcaagagaggAACAACAAACATGTTAactacaagtcgaaagattttcTGCGGCCAGAACTTACACAGACCAGAAATTGATGTTTGTGTGACCTTATTgtctaaaaagtaacttatgggtgaatagcgagcttgttttttatcataccattacgctttaatgtaggagatattactccattctacatgttttacaagtaaatctatgaaatatgtatttccaaagaagtatgaaatacacagaatcttaacaggagataatctatttttaatctaatctaaatttatttttatagctctttggtatttcttaattctggaagtcattgttttgagcaaaaataactatatttccctttcatgtataacatagcttttagctcaactggtcacattccttgactattgaaacacttatagagctatcacaaatgtgactcatgccttcacctggacgtggttgacatatagagcaaaacaacacaaccataatctaggaaattaaagagcatttaAAAAATCTCATATGTACAACTAAGTATCagtattgatcattgctgaaagtttgaataaattatatgaaataatgaataaggaattcagatcacaagcatttctctataCATCATATAGCTTGCCAGCTATATTgcgaaaacggcgttccataaatgcgataaaccaatcacatatcggtaaaaaatcacgtgatatcacccattccccatgtgctacactacttgttgcattccaatatacctgcggccttcaggccgcaggtaataaacATGGATTTTATTGAAGAGAAAATTACCGTATGTGATTAATTATTTTGCTTCTAACACGATATCAAAGGTCTTTATCTACATCCTTGACGAGCTAcacaatttacatgtatatacacgtTTTGTGTTACTTTTTCCAcgcgccgctatgacgtttgacgtACATATAATATTTATGACGTACAAACCGATTTTTTGCATTCCAGTTTTTTgtttgaaaagtaaataaatctaACGTGTTGGAACAGAATGTAAATGTGACATATCAATTTCAGTACATGACGACTGGTCGTAATTTGTTTTGAGGTATTAggcccgtaatagagtacctcatttttgaagagtattcaattcttacaataaacctactttgactgaaatttttcatggggcgtaggttcaagccccactgggaccattttCCCCCTATTTTCCTTCTTTCCTGGTAAGATTTTACTTTTCTCAAAACTTATTgatatattgtacaaaagtggaaatttttcatttgataagcaatttcttactgttcaaagtgaatttacctctgaaacagaagggggcagagttagacatctttaagaatactgagttacatgcggtaaaagttctctattttgcctttactctttagattacatattttgaaaaaactgtaggtaggttttacttttgccccaagtttttttttgaatgaagtgagcaaaatttaaaacagcccTACAGGACTagaccatattttttcaatgttggagttagaagtctgtctcattaaatccgtttacttgaggcaccctagaaaaaaaatgatattgactgttttattttgtgttttcttattgtttaccaatagtttgatgtttcttttattaaaatttatggtATAATGcattttctgcaaacgttttggacagtggccatca is a window from the Mercenaria mercenaria strain notata chromosome 7, MADL_Memer_1, whole genome shotgun sequence genome containing:
- the LOC123554716 gene encoding uncharacterized protein LOC123554716 isoform X1: MDIVADNSKVQSDQKYNEQFKVKGCFLLILISTTVGEMVALLALVGHWRVLREDIMSPTQQQMCLPLHRFALADDEEANKQCPSRLNKKKNSNICCGTLSDVLDKVSVKVVMEKYNSDANPEMSSLNLTNYKCKESDKKPPKAHLVDLSHDKKPVPLGMSSKLLWNTDPPSYANSGLKHLKEEGTIYVEKPGHYYISSQLKTKIAKTNDTDAASDSTFRHYVHLISSKGTEGVVILESAQSQCEMASDVSESTSVLGSVFRLEHGDRLYVATSHPQNIVSGPQNNYFSIHSI
- the LOC123554716 gene encoding uncharacterized protein LOC123554716 isoform X2, encoding MKFTEYATDRQTFKVKGCFLLILISTTVGEMVALLALVGHWRVLREDIMSPTQQQMCLPLHRFALADDEEANKQCPSRLNKKKNSNICCGTLSDVLDKVSVKVVMEKYNSDANPEMSSLNLTNYKCKESDKKPPKAHLVDLSHDKKPVPLGMSSKLLWNTDPPSYANSGLKHLKEEGTIYVEKPGHYYISSQLKTKIAKTNDTDAASDSTFRHYVHLISSKGTEGVVILESAQSQCEMASDVSESTSVLGSVFRLEHGDRLYVATSHPQNIVSGPQNNYFSIHSI